From one Lotus japonicus ecotype B-129 chromosome 3, LjGifu_v1.2 genomic stretch:
- the LOC130749603 gene encoding G-type lectin S-receptor-like serine/threonine-protein kinase At4g27290 isoform X2 — protein sequence MSILHGMLLISNLLLLFSQFTFATDTITNLDSLPDDGTTLVSNDGTFELGFFNPGSSSNRYVGIWYKNIQVRTVVWVANRDNPIKDNSSKLIISQDGNLVLLNKNNSILWSTNTTAKAASPVAQPLDTGNLIVRDEKDNNSNNEESFLWQSFDHPCDTLLPGMKIGWDRKSGINRLFTAWKNWDDPSSGNLTAATVLTRNPEWVIWKDSVEFFRSGPWSSAVLEFTNNPIYDFQFVNNEDEVYYTFTLKNSSVISINVLNQTLSLRQRLIWIPESKTWSIYRILPQDSCDIYNVCGPNGNCMLDKSPRCQCLNGFEPRSPQQWNALYWTEGCGRSEKWSCGVKNRDGFSRFGSMKLPDTTNSWIDENMTLEDCKAKCLQNCSCSAYANLNPSGGGSGCSIWFGDLLDLRVSQSGQDLYVRTDVSNTDSIYRHRTSRRRKKIGLAITIPGLAILVMVLAIYYICKTKTEKKEKDEGRDEDLELPFFDFATILNATNNFSIDNKLGEGGFGPVFKGLIGGQEIAVKRLSRTSGQGVKEFKNEVILCSKLQHRNLVKVVGCCIEGEEKMLLYEYMPNKSLDSFLFDSVQSKLLDWSTRFNILHGIARGILYLHQDSRLRIIHRDLKVSNILLDNDMNPKVSDFGMARMCGGDQIEGRTNIIVGTYGYMAPEYATDGLFSIKSDVFSFGVLLLEIISGKKNSALTYQSQDHNLIGHAWRLWKKGIPHELIDDCLKDSCKLEEVVSCIQIGLLCLQHHPDDRPNMASVVLMLSSENALPQPKEPGFLFKKVSNEGEHSPEKQTFSSMNEISLSLLNPR from the exons atgtccaTTCTCCATGGTATGCTTCTTATTTCCAACCTACTATTGTTGTTCTCTCAATTCACGTTTGCAACAGACACCATTACCAACCTTGACTCACTTCCTGATGATGGAACCACCTTGGTTTCAAACGatggaacctttgagctggGTTTCTTCAATCCAGGCAGCTCCTCAAACCGCTATGTAGGAATCTGGTACAAGAACATCCAAGTTAGAACAGTTGTTTGGGTTGCCAACCGTGACAATCCAATCAAAGACAACTCCAGCAAGTTGATCATAAGCCAAGATGGAAACCTTGTACTTCTCAACAAAAACAACTCAATTCTCTGGTCAACAAACACAACTGCGAAGGCGGCGAGTCCCGTTGCGCAGCCCTTAGACACTGGAAATTTAATAGTCAGAGATGAGAAagacaacaacagcaacaatgAAGAAAGTTTCTTATGGCAGAGCTTTGATCATCCTTGTGATACACTGTTACCAGGTATGAAGATTGGATGGGACAGAAAATCTGGAATTAACAGGCTTTTCACTGCTTGGAAAAATTGGGATGATCCATCTTCAGGGAACTTAACAGCAGCCACGGTGCTTACCAGGAATCCTGAATGGGTAATTTGGAAGGACTCTGTTGAGTTTTTCAGGTCTGGACCATGGTCCAGTGCGGTACTTGAATTCACAAATAACCCAATTTATGATTTCCAATTTGTGAACAATGAAGATGAAGTGTACTACACGTTCACTCTCAAGAATAGCTCTGTGATTTCTATAAATGTTTTGAACCAAACCCTTTCTCTCCGTCAACGCCTCATTTGGATTCCAGAATCAAAAACATGGTCTATTTATCGAATCTTGCCACAAGACAGTTGTGATATTTACAATGTTTGCGGTCCAAATGGAAATTGCATGCTTGATAAATCACCAAGGTGTCAGTGTTTAAATGGATTCGAGCCGAGATCGCCGCAACAATGGAATGCATTGTATTGGACAGAAGGGTGTGGGAGAAGTGAGAAGTGGAGTTGTGGGGTAAAAAACAGAGATGGGTTTAGTAGATTTGGTAGCATGAAGTTGCCTGATACTACAAATTCTTGGATTGATGAGAATATGACTCTTGAAGATTGCAAGGCCAAATGCTTGCAAAATTGTTCATGTTCTGCTTATGCAAACTTGAATCCAAGTGGTGGGGGTAGTGGTTGTTCTATCTGGTTTGGTGATCTTCTTGATTTGAGAGTTTCACAGAGTGGCCAAGATCTATATGTTAGGACAGATGTTTCCAACACAG ATTCTATATATCGGCATAGGACAAGTCGGCGAAGGAAAAAGATAGGCTTGGCCATTACAATCCCAGGTTTAGCAATACTTGTGATGGTGTTGGCAATCTACTACATTTGCAAGACTAAAACAGAGAAAAAAG AGAAAGATGAAGGTAGAGATGAAGATTTGGAGCTCCCTTTCTTTGATTTTGCTACAATACTCAATGCCACCAATAACTTCTCAATTGATAACAAGCTCGGTGAAGGTGGTTTTGGGCCAGTATTCAAG GGATTGATAGGTGGACAAGAGATTGCGGTTAAAAGGCTTTCAAGGACTTCCGGGCAAGGGGTGAAAGAGTTTAAGAATGAAGTTATATTATGTTCAAAACTCCAACATCGGAATCTTGTGAAGGTTGTTGGTTGTTGCattgaaggagaggagaaaatgCTATTATATGAGTACATGCCAAACAAGAGCCTAGATTCATTTCTTTTCG ATTCAGTTCAAAGTAAATTGTTAGATTGGTCCACACGCTTTAATATCTTGCATGGAATTGCTCGAGGGATTCTTTATCTTCATCAAGATTCTAGACTGAGGATCATACATAGAGATTTGAAAGTGAGTAACATTTTGTTGGACAATGATATGAATCCAAAAGTTTCAGATTTTGGCATGGCTAGAATGTGTGGAGGTGATCAAATTGAAGGGAGAACAAACATAATAGTTGGGACATA TGGTTACATGGCACCAGAGTATGCCACAGATGGATTGTTCTCTATCAAATCAGATGTGTTTAGCTTTGGCGTATTATTGCTAGAAATTATAAGTGGAAAGAAAAATAGTGCACTTACCTACCAGAGCCAGGATCACAACCTTATTGGGCAT GCATGGAGACTTTGGAAAAAGGGCATTCCACATGAATTGATTGATGATTGTTTAAAGGACTCTTGTAAGCTAGAAGAAGTTGTCAGCTGCATTCAAATTGGTCTTTTATGTCTACAACATCATCCTGATGATAGGCCTAACATGGCATCTGTGGTTTTAATGTTGAGCAGTGAAAATGCTTTGCCTCAACCTAAAGAACCTGGTTTCTTATTTAAGAAGGTCTCAAATGAAGGAGAACATTCCCCTGAAAAACAAACATTTTCTTCAATGAATGAAATATCTCTCTCATTATTGAACCCTAGATAG
- the LOC130749603 gene encoding G-type lectin S-receptor-like serine/threonine-protein kinase At4g27290 isoform X1, with amino-acid sequence MSILHGMLLISNLLLLFSQFTFATDTITNLDSLPDDGTTLVSNDGTFELGFFNPGSSSNRYVGIWYKNIQVRTVVWVANRDNPIKDNSSKLIISQDGNLVLLNKNNSILWSTNTTAKAASPVAQPLDTGNLIVRDEKDNNSNNEESFLWQSFDHPCDTLLPGMKIGWDRKSGINRLFTAWKNWDDPSSGNLTAATVLTRNPEWVIWKDSVEFFRSGPWSSAVLEFTNNPIYDFQFVNNEDEVYYTFTLKNSSVISINVLNQTLSLRQRLIWIPESKTWSIYRILPQDSCDIYNVCGPNGNCMLDKSPRCQCLNGFEPRSPQQWNALYWTEGCGRSEKWSCGVKNRDGFSRFGSMKLPDTTNSWIDENMTLEDCKAKCLQNCSCSAYANLNPSGGGSGCSIWFGDLLDLRVSQSGQDLYVRTDVSNTDSIYRHRTSRRRKKIGLAITIPGLAILVMVLAIYYICKTKTEKKEETEKDEGRDEDLELPFFDFATILNATNNFSIDNKLGEGGFGPVFKGLIGGQEIAVKRLSRTSGQGVKEFKNEVILCSKLQHRNLVKVVGCCIEGEEKMLLYEYMPNKSLDSFLFDSVQSKLLDWSTRFNILHGIARGILYLHQDSRLRIIHRDLKVSNILLDNDMNPKVSDFGMARMCGGDQIEGRTNIIVGTYGYMAPEYATDGLFSIKSDVFSFGVLLLEIISGKKNSALTYQSQDHNLIGHAWRLWKKGIPHELIDDCLKDSCKLEEVVSCIQIGLLCLQHHPDDRPNMASVVLMLSSENALPQPKEPGFLFKKVSNEGEHSPEKQTFSSMNEISLSLLNPR; translated from the exons atgtccaTTCTCCATGGTATGCTTCTTATTTCCAACCTACTATTGTTGTTCTCTCAATTCACGTTTGCAACAGACACCATTACCAACCTTGACTCACTTCCTGATGATGGAACCACCTTGGTTTCAAACGatggaacctttgagctggGTTTCTTCAATCCAGGCAGCTCCTCAAACCGCTATGTAGGAATCTGGTACAAGAACATCCAAGTTAGAACAGTTGTTTGGGTTGCCAACCGTGACAATCCAATCAAAGACAACTCCAGCAAGTTGATCATAAGCCAAGATGGAAACCTTGTACTTCTCAACAAAAACAACTCAATTCTCTGGTCAACAAACACAACTGCGAAGGCGGCGAGTCCCGTTGCGCAGCCCTTAGACACTGGAAATTTAATAGTCAGAGATGAGAAagacaacaacagcaacaatgAAGAAAGTTTCTTATGGCAGAGCTTTGATCATCCTTGTGATACACTGTTACCAGGTATGAAGATTGGATGGGACAGAAAATCTGGAATTAACAGGCTTTTCACTGCTTGGAAAAATTGGGATGATCCATCTTCAGGGAACTTAACAGCAGCCACGGTGCTTACCAGGAATCCTGAATGGGTAATTTGGAAGGACTCTGTTGAGTTTTTCAGGTCTGGACCATGGTCCAGTGCGGTACTTGAATTCACAAATAACCCAATTTATGATTTCCAATTTGTGAACAATGAAGATGAAGTGTACTACACGTTCACTCTCAAGAATAGCTCTGTGATTTCTATAAATGTTTTGAACCAAACCCTTTCTCTCCGTCAACGCCTCATTTGGATTCCAGAATCAAAAACATGGTCTATTTATCGAATCTTGCCACAAGACAGTTGTGATATTTACAATGTTTGCGGTCCAAATGGAAATTGCATGCTTGATAAATCACCAAGGTGTCAGTGTTTAAATGGATTCGAGCCGAGATCGCCGCAACAATGGAATGCATTGTATTGGACAGAAGGGTGTGGGAGAAGTGAGAAGTGGAGTTGTGGGGTAAAAAACAGAGATGGGTTTAGTAGATTTGGTAGCATGAAGTTGCCTGATACTACAAATTCTTGGATTGATGAGAATATGACTCTTGAAGATTGCAAGGCCAAATGCTTGCAAAATTGTTCATGTTCTGCTTATGCAAACTTGAATCCAAGTGGTGGGGGTAGTGGTTGTTCTATCTGGTTTGGTGATCTTCTTGATTTGAGAGTTTCACAGAGTGGCCAAGATCTATATGTTAGGACAGATGTTTCCAACACAG ATTCTATATATCGGCATAGGACAAGTCGGCGAAGGAAAAAGATAGGCTTGGCCATTACAATCCCAGGTTTAGCAATACTTGTGATGGTGTTGGCAATCTACTACATTTGCAAGACTAAAACAGAGAAAAAAG AGGAAACAGAGAAAGATGAAGGTAGAGATGAAGATTTGGAGCTCCCTTTCTTTGATTTTGCTACAATACTCAATGCCACCAATAACTTCTCAATTGATAACAAGCTCGGTGAAGGTGGTTTTGGGCCAGTATTCAAG GGATTGATAGGTGGACAAGAGATTGCGGTTAAAAGGCTTTCAAGGACTTCCGGGCAAGGGGTGAAAGAGTTTAAGAATGAAGTTATATTATGTTCAAAACTCCAACATCGGAATCTTGTGAAGGTTGTTGGTTGTTGCattgaaggagaggagaaaatgCTATTATATGAGTACATGCCAAACAAGAGCCTAGATTCATTTCTTTTCG ATTCAGTTCAAAGTAAATTGTTAGATTGGTCCACACGCTTTAATATCTTGCATGGAATTGCTCGAGGGATTCTTTATCTTCATCAAGATTCTAGACTGAGGATCATACATAGAGATTTGAAAGTGAGTAACATTTTGTTGGACAATGATATGAATCCAAAAGTTTCAGATTTTGGCATGGCTAGAATGTGTGGAGGTGATCAAATTGAAGGGAGAACAAACATAATAGTTGGGACATA TGGTTACATGGCACCAGAGTATGCCACAGATGGATTGTTCTCTATCAAATCAGATGTGTTTAGCTTTGGCGTATTATTGCTAGAAATTATAAGTGGAAAGAAAAATAGTGCACTTACCTACCAGAGCCAGGATCACAACCTTATTGGGCAT GCATGGAGACTTTGGAAAAAGGGCATTCCACATGAATTGATTGATGATTGTTTAAAGGACTCTTGTAAGCTAGAAGAAGTTGTCAGCTGCATTCAAATTGGTCTTTTATGTCTACAACATCATCCTGATGATAGGCCTAACATGGCATCTGTGGTTTTAATGTTGAGCAGTGAAAATGCTTTGCCTCAACCTAAAGAACCTGGTTTCTTATTTAAGAAGGTCTCAAATGAAGGAGAACATTCCCCTGAAAAACAAACATTTTCTTCAATGAATGAAATATCTCTCTCATTATTGAACCCTAGATAG